Proteins from a genomic interval of Ignavibacteria bacterium:
- a CDS encoding TonB-dependent receptor — translation MRDNTFYKIISLFIFSLLFIPSISFAQSTGSIGGTVLDENSVPLPGASVRIEGTNSGAITDDEGKYIILNVDVGTYNVEASYVGYTAVKQTGVRVSVDQRSEVNFQFTSGITTEEIVVEAPRKGIDVEQSGRIVTSDQIDNSGIRGINNIVSKTAGVVQDERGGAINVRGGRTNETIVIVDGVQTTNPLDGTNRANVPNSLLQEISVLTGGFGAEYGNVLSGVINVSTKGGTDRFTGSVEAITDELITKMGNTRKQGYNLYNVTLGGPLIPTKDLARVVNFYGSFERVFQRINGPSWAFNNLQKLYPGGVVNDDDFSSYSYNGRLNFNLSEIKDSKIPIDLRFGASIFNSRQRAFSTANVIAVDPVTGLMSTNSDRNGVQVNDDYQFFGRFIHNVSNKFFYELQGSYYKYYNEEFDPLFGDNVYLYGDTNYNPAATVQGSGGAADPNLASLFNYKGTIRNLYQKLDISYIGGKMDATWAILTKSYGDHEIKFGAEYKYNTLKKMQVTPSPLADLTVDARDRWWGTNQASLNTYGYAITDAPTGTVIATGTETDGTQEKHPLTGGFYIRDKVSFSDFNFNGGLRIDFLDVNDEVLKDITYDVMGPDGEIASPDDFTQSKATVEVSPRLGFSFPVTDRTIFVAQYGKMIQMPQLNLLYVSKETLRRFLSTSLQDVVENSSLQPTKVTQYEIGVKHQAGDYIDMGITAFYKESTDLIGAGRVEGPANRIPNGFATYLNNDFAIARGMDFYLSMRRYNRLAVDLAYTLAFSSGTGSDFNSKFLLANNLDPTTGQTLPRFVYPLDYDQRHTGSLNMDYRFGSTDVPKGFAGEILKNFGINVLFTFNSGRPYQRKQPSTSATGTGVGELPLSSKNEVYTDWRYRVDLRIDKTVDIWKTSLNFNIYVINLLNSEIINAVYPSTGTPNDNGFLQTPTGASRYETNAFFREYWQERISVRGNWGPPR, via the coding sequence GAACAAATTCCGGTGCAATAACCGATGATGAAGGAAAATATATAATTCTTAATGTCGATGTCGGTACTTATAATGTTGAAGCATCCTATGTTGGTTATACTGCGGTCAAACAAACCGGAGTTAGGGTTTCAGTTGACCAGAGAAGTGAAGTAAATTTTCAGTTTACTTCAGGAATAACAACTGAGGAAATTGTTGTTGAGGCACCGAGAAAAGGTATTGATGTAGAACAATCAGGAAGAATTGTTACATCAGACCAGATTGATAACAGCGGTATTAGGGGAATTAATAACATAGTTTCCAAAACCGCCGGTGTAGTTCAGGATGAGCGCGGCGGCGCTATTAACGTCAGAGGTGGTAGAACAAATGAAACAATCGTTATTGTTGATGGTGTTCAGACAACCAATCCTCTTGACGGAACAAACAGAGCAAATGTACCAAATTCTCTTTTACAGGAAATTTCAGTTTTAACCGGAGGTTTTGGTGCGGAATACGGTAACGTTCTTTCAGGAGTTATCAATGTATCTACCAAAGGTGGAACTGACAGATTCACTGGATCTGTGGAAGCCATTACAGATGAGCTCATTACCAAAATGGGCAATACCAGAAAACAAGGTTATAATTTATATAATGTTACACTGGGCGGTCCATTGATCCCGACAAAGGATTTAGCAAGAGTTGTTAATTTTTACGGAAGTTTTGAAAGAGTATTCCAAAGAATAAACGGTCCGTCATGGGCATTTAATAATCTCCAAAAATTATATCCGGGCGGCGTAGTTAATGATGATGATTTTTCTTCATATTCATATAACGGCAGATTAAATTTTAATCTTTCAGAAATCAAAGATTCAAAAATTCCAATTGACTTAAGATTTGGTGCATCTATTTTTAATTCAAGACAACGCGCATTTTCTACAGCTAATGTTATTGCCGTTGACCCGGTAACAGGGTTGATGTCAACTAATTCAGACAGAAATGGCGTTCAGGTTAATGATGATTATCAATTCTTCGGAAGATTTATTCATAATGTTTCTAATAAGTTCTTTTATGAGTTACAAGGTTCTTACTATAAATATTATAACGAGGAATTTGACCCGTTATTCGGGGACAATGTCTATTTATATGGCGACACAAATTATAACCCGGCTGCAACAGTCCAGGGTTCCGGTGGAGCTGCCGATCCAAACCTTGCTTCTTTATTCAATTATAAAGGAACAATCAGAAATCTTTATCAAAAACTTGACATAAGCTATATCGGCGGTAAAATGGATGCTACATGGGCAATTCTTACAAAGAGTTATGGTGACCATGAAATAAAATTCGGTGCTGAATATAAATATAATACTTTGAAAAAAATGCAGGTTACACCTTCTCCGCTTGCTGACTTAACAGTTGATGCAAGAGACCGATGGTGGGGTACTAACCAGGCATCTTTGAACACTTATGGCTATGCTATAACAGACGCTCCAACGGGAACGGTAATTGCAACCGGCACAGAAACAGACGGCACTCAGGAGAAACATCCGTTAACAGGTGGTTTTTATATCAGAGACAAAGTCAGTTTCTCAGACTTTAATTTCAACGGCGGTCTGAGAATAGATTTTCTTGATGTAAACGATGAAGTATTAAAAGACATTACATATGACGTAATGGGTCCTGACGGTGAGATTGCATCACCTGATGACTTCACACAATCAAAAGCAACGGTTGAAGTATCGCCAAGGCTCGGATTTTCATTCCCAGTTACCGACAGAACAATATTTGTCGCGCAATACGGAAAGATGATTCAGATGCCTCAGTTAAATCTTCTTTATGTATCAAAAGAGACTTTAAGAAGATTCCTATCTACATCATTACAAGATGTTGTAGAGAACTCATCACTTCAGCCAACAAAAGTTACACAATATGAAATTGGTGTAAAACATCAGGCAGGTGATTACATTGACATGGGAATAACTGCATTTTATAAAGAATCAACAGACCTTATCGGAGCAGGGAGAGTTGAAGGACCTGCAAACAGGATTCCTAACGGTTTTGCTACATATTTAAATAATGACTTTGCAATAGCAAGAGGAATGGACTTTTATCTGTCAATGAGAAGATACAATCGTCTTGCAGTTGACCTTGCATATACACTTGCATTCTCAAGCGGAACAGGTTCGGACTTTAACTCAAAGTTCCTTCTTGCAAACAATCTTGACCCGACAACGGGACAGACACTTCCAAGATTTGTATATCCTCTTGACTATGACCAGAGACATACAGGAAGTTTGAATATGGATTACAGATTTGGTTCAACTGACGTTCCAAAGGGCTTTGCAGGTGAAATATTGAAAAACTTTGGTATAAATGTTCTCTTTACGTTCAACAGCGGCAGACCATACCAGAGAAAACAGCCGTCAACCTCGGCAACGGGAACGGGTGTGGGAGAGCTTCCTCTTTCATCAAAGAATGAAGTATATACAGACTGGAGATACAGAGTTGACTTAAGAATAGATAAGACGGTTGATATATGGAAGACAAGCTTAAACTTCAATATTTATGTAATTAATTTGCTTAACAGTGAGATTATTAATGCGGTATATCCGTCAACCGGAACTCCGAATGATAACGGATTCTTACAGACTCCTACAGGTGCATCAAGATATGAGACAAATGCATTCTTCAGAGAATACTGGCAGGAAAGAATCAGTGTAAGAGGAAACTGGGGACCGCCAAGA